The following proteins come from a genomic window of Aequorivita marisscotiae:
- a CDS encoding ABC transporter ATP-binding protein has product MEKLLVVNNVSKIYGDYRALNNVSIEVEKGSIFGLLGPNGAGKTTLIRIINQITMPDAGTVILDGEPLQPNHIKYIGYLPEERGLYKSMKVGEQALYLAQLKGLTKQEAKERLKYWFDRLEIGDWWDKKIQELSKGMAQKIQFVVTVLHNPKLLIFDEPFSGFDPINANLIKDEILKLRDDGATVIFSTHRMESVEEMCDHIALIHKSNKILDGRLIDIKRQYKNNTFEIGLITPNHMAVSTALKDKFDIFPATFKSINDELQYKVKIPDSVAPNDFVSYLTSLGQLTHFVEVVPSANDIFIETIQKN; this is encoded by the coding sequence ATGGAAAAACTTTTAGTAGTCAACAATGTTTCCAAAATCTACGGAGATTATAGGGCGCTCAACAATGTATCTATCGAGGTAGAAAAGGGAAGTATTTTTGGCCTGCTTGGACCAAATGGCGCTGGAAAAACTACGTTGATTCGCATTATTAACCAAATTACCATGCCAGATGCAGGTACGGTAATTTTAGATGGTGAACCTCTTCAGCCAAACCACATTAAATATATTGGGTATTTGCCCGAAGAACGCGGGTTATACAAGTCTATGAAAGTGGGAGAACAAGCGCTGTACTTGGCACAGTTAAAAGGATTGACTAAACAGGAAGCAAAAGAACGACTTAAATATTGGTTTGATAGGTTGGAAATAGGTGATTGGTGGGACAAAAAAATCCAGGAATTATCTAAGGGAATGGCACAAAAAATACAATTTGTTGTTACCGTACTTCACAACCCAAAACTGTTAATTTTTGATGAGCCATTTAGTGGTTTTGATCCTATTAACGCCAATCTTATTAAAGATGAAATATTAAAGCTACGCGACGATGGCGCCACCGTAATTTTCTCTACCCACCGCATGGAATCTGTAGAAGAAATGTGCGATCATATTGCATTGATTCACAAATCCAATAAAATTTTGGACGGTAGGCTTATCGATATAAAACGCCAGTATAAAAACAACACTTTTGAAATAGGTTTAATAACGCCAAACCACATGGCAGTTTCGACTGCTCTAAAAGATAAATTTGACATTTTTCCGGCAACGTTTAAGAGTATTAATGACGAATTGCAGTACAAAGTAAAGATTCCTGATTCTGTGGCGCCAAATGACTTTGTTAGTTATTTAACTTCGTTAGGGCAGTTAACGCATTTTGTTGAAGTAGTACCCTCTGCAAACGATATTTTTATTGAAACCATTCAAAAAAACTAA